A part of Gossypium hirsutum isolate 1008001.06 chromosome A07, Gossypium_hirsutum_v2.1, whole genome shotgun sequence genomic DNA contains:
- the LOC107952764 gene encoding protein transport protein SEC16A homolog, with amino-acid sequence MASPQFEVEDQLDEDFFDKLVNDDDDFDFTGSTRKHVVEVADSEEVKGFSNLTISETSPTGVESGGKDVDIGTEAEKGVEDAAISELLAANVDNVAAKESSSQLPSNVKECSVMETGEEGVLDGGTSKCNVASGIGVKEVQWSSLNSDSNVTNAGGSRTFSEIFNDLGDNSEDPFAEVGNKDDLLKEFNGSTVSVPGNSFSDLAWSSHPENNDVQYYGMGLDQNVDGQDFSNYQYWENLYPGWKYDPNTGQWYQVEGYVNTFMNSQESFGMTHSDNGDHFSDRKMDVPSLQKTTQSSVGTLADDSGNSNTSNWNQISQGNAEYPAHMVFDPQYPGWYYDTIALEWKMLEPYTSAVDQSATIDNDQQYQNKNIESYEFQALGSQDLYMNQCVSASNYHQQNSNSFQDYSVSKSGRDFSSENKQLGNIYSPADHLDNHAEQKIEFDASRLVAPYKQQSQTFLYGSEISRFQSFIPAQSYTQFSNQTTVQPDQQMQFIPALIDAQKSGDHPQQPLQIGTPFSSSPNEGRSSAGRPPHALVTFGFGGKLVVMRNNSLSHTTAPYGNQGSVGGVISVLNLVEVVMDNSNASSFGFGAQDYFQTLCQHPLPGPLVGGNVGNRELYKWIDERIANCESSSLGYIGDVLRLLLSLLKISCQYYGKLRSPFGTDQTSKESDCPELAIAKLLGSVKGKGVQSGLYSSVVHCLQNLPSEAQMQATALVVQRHLVSGRKKEALEFAQEGQLWGPALVIASQLGDQFYGDTVKLMALKQLKAGSPLRALCLVVAGQPADVFSTVSPSSNLPGYVNTPHQPGQIAASMLDGWEENLAILTANRTKDDELVIIHLGDCLWKERGEAAAAHICYLVAEANFEPYSDGARLCLIGADHWNCPRTYVSPEAIQRTELFEYSKTLGNSQFLLLPFQPYKLIYAYMLAEVGKMADSLKYCQAILKSLRTGRTTEVETWKQLVSSLEERLRIHQQGGYYTNLAPTNLVGKLLTFFDDTAHRVVGGQPPPLPSTLHSSVHQNELAHQLHGSDTSNSQPTMVMQSLISSPSMESMAMPSLMPSASMESISQWTGQTDLSAMPSRSISEPVFGQSDRKVNSSNEANSSGTQEKAAVSSGSSRFGRFGLQLFQKTVGLVLRSRPHHQAKLGEKNKFYYDEKLKRWVEEGAEPPAEEAALPPPPTNAAFQNGVNDLSVKDTPKIEGFHTISENKSSISSERSSGIPPIPPSSNHYSARARMGVRSRYVDTFNKGRGSPVSLFQSPVPSAKPVAGSSPKFFIPSTVTPAEEIVQNTGESTQEAVMTNESPTTSYQQVLSPLSSTSTLAPPPPPPPPSSSSSMQRFPSMDTIVHKSTVAASDGNSRRIASWSGSLSNASSLSTTRKEIKPLEGTLSIPYTDPDSREDLHEIKL; translated from the exons ATGGCTTCTCCTCAATTTGAAGTGGAGGATCAGTTGGATGAGGATTTCTTTGACAAATTGGTCAATGATGACGATGACTTTGATTTTACTGGATCCACCCGTAAGCATGTAGTAGAAGTTGCTGATTCTGAGGAAGTAAAAGGTTTTTCTAATTTGACTATTAGTGAAACAAGTCCTACCGGGGTTGAATCTGGTGGAAAAGATGTTGATATTGGTACCGAAGCTGAAAAGGGTGTAGAAGATGCTGCTATTTCGGAATTATTGGCTGCTAATGTGGATAATGTGGCTGCCAAGGAGAGCAGTTCACAGCTACCTAGTAATGTGAAAGAGTGCAGTGTGATGGAGACAGGAGAGGAGGGTGTGTTGGATGGTGGTACCAGTAAGTGTAATGTAGCTTCAGGTATTGGTGTGAAAGAGGTTCAATGGAGCTCGCTTAACTCTGATTCAAATGTTACCAATGCTGGTGGATCTAGGACATTTTCGGAAATATTTAATGATTTGGGGGATAATTCTGAGGACCCTTTTGCTGAAGTGGGGAATAAAGATGATCTGCTGAAGGAATTTAATGGTAGTACAGTTAGTGTACCAGGGAATTCATTTTCTGATTTGGCTTGGTCTAGTCATCCAGAAAATAATGATGTTCAATACTATGGCATGGGATTAGACCAAAATGTAGATGGGCAGGATTTTAGCAATTATCAGTACTGGGAAAATCTTTATCCAGGATGGAAATATGATCCAAACACTGGGCAATGGTATCAGGTGGAGGGATACGTGAATACATTTATGAATTCACAGGAGAGCTTTGGTATGACACATTCAGATAATGGCGATCATTTTTCTGATAGAAAGATGGACGTGCCTTCTTTGCAGAAAACAACTCAGTCTTCTGTGGGAACTTTAGCAGACGACTCTGGGAATTCAAATACCTCAAACTGGAATCAGATTTCACAAGGCAATGCAGAGTACCCTGCACACATGGTATTTGATCCCCAGTACCCTGGTTGGTACTATGATACAATTGCCCTAGAATGGAAGATGTTGGAGCCTTATACTTCAGCTGTAGATCAGTCAGCAACCATAGATAATGATCagcaatatcaaaataaaaatattgaaagctatgagtttcaagctttaGGTAGTCAAGACCTTTATATGAATCAGTGTGTATCTGCAAGCAACTACCATCAGCAAAATTCTAATAGTTTCCAAGATTACTCTGTTTCCAAGAGCGGAAGAGATTTCTCTTCTGAAAACAAACAATTAGGAAACATTTACAGTCCTGCAGATCATTTAGATAATCATGCAGAGCAAAAAATTGAATTTGACGCTTCTAGATTGGTTGCTCCTTATAAACAGCAAAGTCAGACTTTTCTATATGGTAGTGAGATTTCTAGGTTTCAAAGCTTTATTCCTGCTCAAAGTTATACGCAGTTTAGCAATCAGACAACTGTTCAGCCAGACCAACAGATGCAGTTCATACCTGCTCTCATTGATGCTCAGAAATCAGGAGATCATCCTCAACAGCCACTTCAAATAGGCACCCCATTTTCTTCTTCACCCAATGAGGGAAGGTCTTCTGCTGGGCGCCCTCCACATGCTCTAGTGACTTTTGGATTTGGTGGAAAACTTGTTGTCATGAGAAACAACAGTTTGTCTCACACAACTGCACCGTATGGGAACCAG GGCTCTGTAGGAGGTGTGATCAGTGTACTCAATTTGGTGGAAGTTGTCATGGACAACAGTAATGCTTCTAGCTTTGGGTTTGGTGCCCAAGATTACTTTCAGACATTGTGCCAACACCCTTTACCTGGTCCTTTAGTTGGAGGGAATGTTGGAAATAGAGAGTTGTATAAGTGGATTGATGAAAGGATTGCAAACTGTGAATCTTCAAGCTTGGGCTATATAGGAGATGTTTTGAGGTTGCTCTTGTCTTTACTGAAAATTTCATGTCAGTACTATGGAAAACTTCGGTCTCCTTTTGGCACCGACCAAACTTCGAAG GAGAGTGATTGCCCAGAGTTAGCTATAGCTAAGCTTTTAGGGTCTGTGAAAGGGAAGGGAGTGCAATCAGGCTTGTATAGTTCTGTTGTTCACTGCTTGCAGAACTTGCCATCGGAAGCACAGATGCAG GCTACTGCTCTAGTGGTACAGAGGCATCTTGTCTCTGGTAGAAAGAAGGAAGCTTTAGAATTTGCTCAGGAAGGTCAATTGTGGGGGCCAGCTCTTGTTATTGCATCTCAGCTTGGTGATCAG TTTTATGGTGATACTGTGAAGCTAATGGCACTCAAGCAATTAAAAGCTGGGTCACCATTGCGGGCATTATGCCTAGTAGTTGCTGGCCAACCAGCAGATGTGTTTTCCACAGTTTCCCCCAGTAGCAATCTCCCTGGTTATGTAAATACTCCTCACCAGCCTGGACAG ATTGCAGCTAGTATGTTGGATGGATGGGAAGAGAACTTAGCCATCTTAACAGCTAACAGAACAAAAGATGATGAGCTTGTTATTATTCATCTTGGAGATTGCTTGTGGAAGGAGAGGGGTGAG GCTGCTGCTGCGCACATATGCTATTTAGTTGCTGAAGCCAACTTTGAGCCTTATTCAGATGGTGCTAGACTTTGTCTTATTGGTGCTGATCATTGGAATTGTCCACGAACATATGTTAGCCCTGAGGCAATTCAG AGGACAGAACTATTCGAGTACTCAAAGACACTTGGAAATTCTCAGTTTCTCCTCCTACCTTTTCAGCCATATAAGCTTATTTATGCTTACATGCTGGCTGAAGTTGGAAAAATGGCTGATTCTTTGAA ATACTGTCAAGCCATTTTGAAGTCTTTGAGAACTGGTCGAACAACTGAAGTGGAAACTTGGAAACAATTAGTGTCATCTCTTGAAGAACGATTAAGAATCCACCAGCAG GGTGGTTACTATACAAATTTGGCTCCAACTAATTTGGTCGGTAAATTGCTCACATTCTTTGATGATACTGCTCATCGTGTTGTTGGAGGCCAACCTCCACCTCTTCCTTCAACATTGCATAGCAGTGTTCATCAAAATGAACTTGCTCATCAACTGCATGGCTCAGACACATCCAACAGTCAACCTACAATGGTCATGCAATCACTAATATCTTCTCCATCAATGGAATCAATGGCCATGCCATCACTGATGCCTTCTGCATCAATGGAATCCATTAGTCAATGGACTGGTCAGACTGACCTATCAGCAATGCCTAGTAGAAGCATCTCTGAGCCAGTCTTTGGTCAAAGTGACAGAAAG GTTAATTCATCCAATGAAGCTAACTCATCTGGAACACAAGAAAAAGCAGCAGTGTCCAGTGGGTCTTCTCGATTTGGCCGTTTTGGTTTACAGCTATTCCAAAAGACTGTTGGTTTGGTCCTAAGATCTCGACCCCATCACCAG GCTAAACTGGGTGAGAAgaacaaattttattatgatgaaaagCTCAAAAGATGGGTTGAGGAAGGAGCTGAACCTCCGGCTGAGGAAGCAGCCTTGCCACCTCCACCCACTAATGCAGCTTTCCAGAATGGAGTAAATGATCTCAGTGTAAAAGATACACCCAAAATTGAAGGTTTTCACACAATTAGTGAAAATAAAAGCTCCATCTCTTCTGAAAGGAGCTCAGGAATTCCTCCAATTCCACCCAGTTCGAACCACTACTCTGCTCGTGCTCGAATGGGTGTCCGCTCAag GTATGTTGATACATTCAACAAGGGCAGAGGCAGCCCTGTAAGTTTATTCCAGTCTCCTGTTCCATCTGCAAAACCTGTGGCTGGTTCAAGTCCCAAGTTTTTCATCCCTTCTACGGTTACCCCTGCCGAAGAGATAGTTCAAAATACTGGGGAAAGCACCCAGGAAGCAGTCATGACCAATGAAAGTCCCACAACATCTTATCAGCAAGTTTTATCTCCACTATCATCAACATCAACATTagcaccaccaccaccaccgccaccaccatcatcatcatcgaGTATGCAACGGTTTCCTAGCATGGATACTATCGTGCACAAAAGCACTGTAGCAGCGTCAGATGGAAACTCTAGACGTATAGCATCTTGGAGTGGAAGCCTGAGTAATGCATCCAGTCTTTCTACTACTAGGAAGGAAATAAAACCTCTAGAAGGAACCCTAAGTATACCTTACACTGACCCTGATTCTAGGGAAGACCTTCATGAAATCAAGCTTTGA